A segment of the Echinicola strongylocentroti genome:
GGAGCTTACCCAAACTTCGTATTCATTTACCCCATCTTGAGATGGCCAGGTAAGTTCTACGTGGCGAGGGTATCCAGTGGCGTTTACGGGACTTTTAGTAGTCGTTTCCTCCTGCGTACATCCCCAAAAGGCCAACATGGCCAATACGAGAGGAATGGGGCTTTTGTAGAGAGTATTCATGATGATGTACAGTTATTTATGTTTTGAGAATAGCCAGGGCAATAATTCCGGCTCGGCAAAAGTCGGATCCCAGGCATTGTGATTGGCTTCTGGATAGAAGCTGTATTTCACGTCAGCTCCTTCTTCTTTGAGTACCTTGTATACCCGTTGCGAAAGGATAGGGGGGACGATATCGTCCTTGCCACCATGGGTGATCCACAGGGAGGTGTGATGGGCGTATTTTTTGGCTAGCGAAAGATTGCCTCCACCACAGATGGCGATGGCAGCGGCATACTTCTTTGGCCACCTTCCCAGTGTCTCGAATGTGCCAAATCCCCCATAGACAGTCCCATGACGTAAAGGCGTTTTTTGTCAATCCGTTCTTTTTTGATCAGCTTTTTGGTCAGTTCGTTGACCAGATCCAGTTGCTCGGAGGGCTGCTTCACAGACTGGCTAAAGTCAGGGTCACCTTTGCCGAAGAGCTCCTTGCGGACGCTGATGTCTATCCAGTACTTGTCCATCGGGCATTGCGGGAAGACTACAATAGCAGGGAACTGTTCTCGATTTTCTGGCGATAGGAAAAGGTCAGCACCATTGGAAAGCTGTTTTTCATTGTCACTTCCCCGTTCGCCAGCGCCATGGAGAAAAAGCACCATGGGGTACTTTTTGCCGTTGTCATAGTTTTCAGGATACAGTATTCGGTAAAGGAGAGAGTCACCTTTATGATTGACAAATACCCGTTTTTCAAATAGCGACTTGTCCTGGGCCGATAATCCACTGGAACTGCAGAGTATCAGGATGGCAACCAGAAC
Coding sequences within it:
- a CDS encoding carboxylesterase family protein, which codes for MNTLKTYFPVLVAILILCSSSGLSAQDKSLFEKRVFVNHKGDSLLYRILYPENYDNGKKYPMVLFLHGAGERGSDNEKQLSNGADLFLSPENREQFPAIVVFPQCPMDKYWIDISVRKELFGKGDPDFSQSVKQPSEQLDLVNELTKKLIKKERIDKKRLYVMGLSMGDLAHSRHWEGGQRSMPLPSPSVVEAIFR
- a CDS encoding carboxylesterase family protein produces the protein MGRWPKKYAAAIAICGGGNLSLAKKYAHHTSLWITHGGKDDIVPPILSQRVYKVLKEEGADVKYSFYPEANHNAWDPTFAEPELLPWLFSKHK